The genomic region CAGCGCAGCGCCACAGCGTGCACCACGGCGCCGGTGCCTTCCGCTACCTGCAGCCTGGCCGTCAGTTGCGGGGCGGCTGCGTAGGGTTCTGGCCGGATCTCCAGCACGGCGAAGGAAAGTTCGGTCACCGGACGCCTCCCGTACCGGACGTCCTGCCGGACGCTCTGTTGGACACTGCACTGCCGGATGCTTCGCTGGCGGGGTCTGCCGGTGCTGGAACGCTGCGGCGGGCGATCCGATCGAAGAAGGCGGTGAGCTCATCGCGCGCCTCCTGGCCGCCGTCGAACGCCTTCCAGAGGCGGCGCAGCCTGCCCACCAGCTCGTAGCAGGCGTCCACCGGAACGAGGTGGCAGTCCGCGGCGGGCCTGCCCGGACCCGGGCCGCGGATCAGCAGCGCCTCGGTGTCCGGCGCGGCGAGGCCGAGGGCAGGGTTGCGGGCCAGCACGCCGTCCCAGGCTGCGAGGGGCAGTTCCGACTCCGTGGCCCCGGCCGGACCCGGGTAAAACGCGACCGTGCGGTCGAGCTTGGAGCTGCGGAAGAAGAATGCGAGGCCCACCGGAATTTCCAGTTCGTCCCACTGCCCCAGGCCGAGATCGAAGTCGGGGAATGAGAGGTATCTGTCCGGCACTGAGCGGTAGCGCATGTGGGCGGTCGCGTCGGTGAAGAGGAGGTAGCAGGGCCGGCAGGTGCACATCATCGCGTGGCTCTCCAGGTCCACCACGTGCTGGTGCGCGTCGGGAATCGGTTCGCCGCACATTTCGCAGCATTCCCCGGCGGCGGGAGCGGGCCGGTTCGCGGAAATCCGCCGCAGTAAGGCTACCGGCAAGGCGCCGCTGGCCCGGCCGGTCCCCGGGCCGCGCCCTGTACCAGCTCCGTTCCCCGAGTTCATTTCAGCGGTCCTGCCCTGCGGCTGCCTGCAGCTCCGGGGCCATGACGGCTGCCGGCGCTGGTGTGGACACCGAGGCCGCCGGCACGGACACGGCAGCCGGTGCCTGCACCGGCTCCGATTCGCGGACCGCCTGCAGCCCTGCCGGCGTCACCAGCGGGAGTGCCTGCACCGGCGTCACCTCTGACGGGGCTGCCGGCAACGGGGCCACCGGCACAGGTGGAACCGGCAACACCGCGGACTGCACGGACACCGTCGGGACCGCCACGGACATCACTCCGTTCCGGACCAGCAGCGGAAGCGGCTCCAGGTGCAGGTTCTTGTCCTCGAGGCACACGCCGGCGCGCCGGACGTCAAAGTGGCCGCGGCAGGTGGGGCAGGTGAGCAGGCCTCCGCCAACCGGTGCCGCGAGGGCGCGCTGCAGCACGGCGCCGGCCATCGAGCCGGTGCAGCGGGGGCAGTAGTCGCGGTACGCGTAGATGTCCTGCCCGGTACGGCAGGCCAGCACCGGGTAGCCGCCGACGAGGAAGCCTGCCACCTCGCCGGGTTCGAGCCCGGCGATCTCCGGAACGGGTTCCCACGTGCCGCCGGACATGTCGTGCCAGGATTCTGCGGGCGTGCCGCCCGCCGGATTGTTCAGCCGGACCAGCAGCGAGTCCACCGGAATCAGCGCCGGCGCACCCGGCTGCTTTTCCGCTTCGACGACGTCGATGGCCGTTACTTCGGGGGCTGCGTTCTGGATTGCCTCCTCAACGGCGTACTTGAGGGTGACGGACGACGACGGGCAGCCCTGGCAGGTGCCCAGCAGCTTGAGCCGCACCACGCCGTCGGGGCTGATGCCTTGCAGTTCCACGTCGCCGCCGTGGGAGCCCAGGTAGGGCCGGACGCTGTCCAGCGCCGCGGCGACCCGTGCCTCCATCGAATGGGGGTGCAGCCCGTGGATGACCAGGAGGCCGGCCACCAGGCTGTCAGCGGTCAGCGCTTCGAGAGTGGCGTCGTCGAGCTTTCCCTGGGCCTGCAGGATCTCCATGATCCGCTGCAGTCCGGCGCCGTAGAGGTCTGTCACCTGGCGGACCAGGTCCTCGGCACGGCCGCGGGCCACCGCCCCGCCGGCGCCGAGGGCGTCGAGGAGTGTGCCGATTTGGTCACCGTTCAGCAGCGGTGGCCGGTCCCCGCCGAGCATGGCCTACTCGCCGGTCAGGGTCTGGGTGGGGGAGTGCAGCATGTCCAGCGTCTGCCCGTTGCCCAGGTACATGTGGACACCGCAGGGCAGGCAGGGGTCGAAGCTGCGGACGGTGCGCATGATGTCGATGCCCTTGAAGTGCTCCCGGTCGTTCTCCTCGAAGATCGGCTGCCCCTGAACCGCATCCTCATAGGGGCCGGCCACGCCGTTGGAATCGGTGGGGCTGGCGTTCCAGGGGGTGGGCGGGTAGGGGTGGTAGTTGGCGATCTTGCCGTCCCGGATCACCATGTGGTGGGACAGGACCCCGCGGACCGCCTCGGTGAAGCCGCAGCCGATGCCTTCATCGGGGACCTCGAAGGTTTCCCAGGTCTTGGTGCGGCCGGCCCGGATTTCCTCGAGGGCCTTTTCCGCGAAGTGCAGCGCGGCCGCGGCGGCGTAGGCCTGGAAGTAGGTGCGGGCGCGGTTGCGTTCAAGCGTGTTGCTCCACTGCGGGATGTTCCACTCGAAAGTGACGGGTCCCTTCAGCGCCGTTTTGGGCAGGTTGATCTGGACGCTCGTGCCGGTGGCCTTGATGTAGCCGATGTCCACGAGTCCGGCGAGCGCCGTGGCCCAGAGCCGTGCCAGCGGGCCGCCGCCGGTGTCCAGGGCGAGGTTGTCCTGGCCGTCGAACCAGCGCGGGGACATGACCCAGCTGTACTTGTCCGAGAGGTCGCGCTTCTGCGGCCGCGGGTTGGTGTGCTGGTTCCAGGGATGCCTGCGGTCCACGGGGTTGCCCAGGGGATCGTGGGTGACGAACATTTCCTGGTCTTCCCAGTCCTCGTAGTACGAGGAGCCGAGCATGATCCGCAGGCCCAGGTTGATCCGCACCAGGTCGGTGGTGACCAGCTTGCCGTCCACCACCACACCCGGGGTAACGAACATTTTCCGGCCCCATTCGGTCATGTCCTTGTATTCGAAGTTGCAGTATTCCGGGTCCTGCAGCGATCCCCAGCAGCCCAGCAGCGTGCGCCGCAGCCCCACCTGTTCGTAGCCCGGCAGCGCCTCGTAGAAGAAGTTGAACAGGTCGTCGTGCATCGGGACGACCTTTTTCATGAACTCGACGTAGCGCATGAGCCGGGTGATGTAGTCCGTCATCAGCTGGATGGTGGCCACCGTCCCCACCCCGCCCGGATAGAGGGTGGAGGGGTGCACGTGGCGGCCCTCCATGAGGCAGAACATTTCGCGGGTGAGGCGGCTGACCTGCAGCGCTTCGCGGTAGAACTCGCCGGTGAAGGGATTCAACGAGCGCATGATGTCGGCTATGGTGCGGTAGCCGTGGTCGGCCTCGTGCGGGGCCCTGGTGTTCTCGGCCTTGGCCAGGACGCCGGGGTTGGTCTCGGAGACCATCTTTTCGCAGTAGTCCACGCCCACCAGGTTTTCCTGGAAGATGTTGTGGTCGAACATGTACTCGGCGGCTTCGCCCAGGTTGACTATCCATTCCCCCAGGCTCGGGGGCTTGACGCCGTAGGCCATGTTTTGCGTATAGCAGGAGCAGGTGGCGTGGTTGTCGCCGCAGATCCCGCAGATGCGGCTGGTGATGAAGTGGGCGTCCCTCGGGTCCTTGCCTTTCATGAAGAGGGAATAGCCGCGGAAGATCGAGGAAGTGCTCTTGCATTCCACGACCTGGTTGTTCTCGAAATCGATCTTGGTGTAGATGCCGAGGCTGCCGACGATCCTGGTGATGGGGTCCCAGTTCATCTCCACCAGGTTGTTGTTGCCCGTTCCGCTTCCGGAACCCATTGGAATTGTGGACGTCATTGTCTTCGCCTGTCTGGAAGTGGGTGGGTTACCAGGTGCGCCGGGCCCCGGTGAGGAGCTCGGGTCCGGGCCGGCGCCACTTGGGCTCCTGGTCCAGCGTGTGCGTCGTGATGCCCCTTAGAGTCCGGATGGCGGAGCCGTAGGGCCGGATGGTGCTGGTGGAAAGCTTTCCGCCGGGAGGCTCATCCATGAAGGGCATGAACTTGTCCGGGAAGCCCGGCATGGTGCAGCCGATGCAGATGCCGCCGACGTTGGGGCAGCCGCCGATGCCGTTCATCCAGCCGCGCTTGGGCAC from Arthrobacter globiformis harbors:
- a CDS encoding nickel-dependent hydrogenase large subunit; translated protein: MTSTIPMGSGSGTGNNNLVEMNWDPITRIVGSLGIYTKIDFENNQVVECKSTSSIFRGYSLFMKGKDPRDAHFITSRICGICGDNHATCSCYTQNMAYGVKPPSLGEWIVNLGEAAEYMFDHNIFQENLVGVDYCEKMVSETNPGVLAKAENTRAPHEADHGYRTIADIMRSLNPFTGEFYREALQVSRLTREMFCLMEGRHVHPSTLYPGGVGTVATIQLMTDYITRLMRYVEFMKKVVPMHDDLFNFFYEALPGYEQVGLRRTLLGCWGSLQDPEYCNFEYKDMTEWGRKMFVTPGVVVDGKLVTTDLVRINLGLRIMLGSSYYEDWEDQEMFVTHDPLGNPVDRRHPWNQHTNPRPQKRDLSDKYSWVMSPRWFDGQDNLALDTGGGPLARLWATALAGLVDIGYIKATGTSVQINLPKTALKGPVTFEWNIPQWSNTLERNRARTYFQAYAAAAALHFAEKALEEIRAGRTKTWETFEVPDEGIGCGFTEAVRGVLSHHMVIRDGKIANYHPYPPTPWNASPTDSNGVAGPYEDAVQGQPIFEENDREHFKGIDIMRTVRSFDPCLPCGVHMYLGNGQTLDMLHSPTQTLTGE
- a CDS encoding NifU family protein gives rise to the protein MLGGDRPPLLNGDQIGTLLDALGAGGAVARGRAEDLVRQVTDLYGAGLQRIMEILQAQGKLDDATLEALTADSLVAGLLVIHGLHPHSMEARVAAALDSVRPYLGSHGGDVELQGISPDGVVRLKLLGTCQGCPSSSVTLKYAVEEAIQNAAPEVTAIDVVEAEKQPGAPALIPVDSLLVRLNNPAGGTPAESWHDMSGGTWEPVPEIAGLEPGEVAGFLVGGYPVLACRTGQDIYAYRDYCPRCTGSMAGAVLQRALAAPVGGGLLTCPTCRGHFDVRRAGVCLEDKNLHLEPLPLLVRNGVMSVAVPTVSVQSAVLPVPPVPVAPLPAAPSEVTPVQALPLVTPAGLQAVRESEPVQAPAAVSVPAASVSTPAPAAVMAPELQAAAGQDR
- a CDS encoding DUF5947 family protein, producing MCGEPIPDAHQHVVDLESHAMMCTCRPCYLLFTDATAHMRYRSVPDRYLSFPDFDLGLGQWDELEIPVGLAFFFRSSKLDRTVAFYPGPAGATESELPLAAWDGVLARNPALGLAAPDTEALLIRGPGPGRPAADCHLVPVDACYELVGRLRRLWKAFDGGQEARDELTAFFDRIARRSVPAPADPASEASGSAVSNRASGRTSGTGGVR